Part of the Flagellimonas eckloniae genome, TAGGACTGCAAGTTTTAGAACGGGAAAAAGAGGTTTTTAAGGTAAACCCAAACAATCAACCAGACTTGGAACCTTATTCCTATATAGTGGAACGCCAACTAAAACCCGAAGCCCGAAAAGATATTGGAGAGTTATTGGAAAAATTAGAGGTGAAGCCCTCTGCCATGATTGATATTAGTGATGGACTGTCATCAGAAATCTTGCATTTATGCGAACAAAGTGACGTAGGTTGTAATCTTTTTGAAGATAAAATTCCACTTGATCCTACGGTCATTTCTGCAGCTGAAGAGTTTAAAATGGATTCCACCATGATTGCCTTGAGCGGCGGAGAAGATTACGAGCTGTTGTTTACGATTGATCAGAAAGATTTTCCAAAAATAAAAGGCAATCCCAATTTAACGGTGATTGGACATATGACAGAAAAAGGAGAAGGAGCTAATTTAATTACGAGGGGAGAAACAAAGATTCCTTTATCTGCACAAGGTTGGAACTCCTTTACATCATAAAAAAATCCCGAAAACCAAGAGCATTTCTTGCTAAACCGTCTTGGGGCACAGGACTGAATAGACTAAGCGCTTTCTTAATCTCCGGGAATAAACCTTGAAATTATTTCTAGAACGTAGGACTTGTTTTAAGCTACTTGAGGAACTTGTCTGTTCTGTCTCTTACGATACATATCTTCTAAAGTACTGTTGATGTCCTGCATTTGAGGTGTTAATGCAGAAAGTTTGCCACTTACATCTGTGGTAACTTCTTTTTGACAATGTAAACATTTGTACTCTTTGATGTGCTCTGTTACTTTTCTGGAAACGGTGTAATGGTGTCCGAATAAGCTACAGAAAAAAGAAGAAAATTTGTTGCCATGTTGGGTAGTAGTTGTCTTCATAAGCTGGTTTTGTTTGGGAGCGCATTAGTACGATTTGGGGTCGAAAAATGCAAAAAACATTTTACTTTAATTCTACTTTATATGAGATTGGTTTTTAATTCGTCTATTATTTAAGCAACGCCTGTTAATAACTTTTTATTTTATCAATATTTTTTCAAAGCTATTTTTTCGATGAAATACACACTTATCGATAAAAAGTTATATTCGAGCGATGAAAAGCAATCCTTAAATATAGTTTTTTGATTTATTTTAACAAAAAAATTATTAACAATATATGAGTCGGAAATCAATTGCGATAACAGCTTTTGCACTTTTTTCACTTTTCTTTGGTGCCGGCAATCTTATTCTTCCCCCACAATTGGGTTTTAAGTCGGGAGATTTATGGTGGTTAGTGGCTTTGGGATTTTGTATTTCCGCAGTCCTTATTCCTATATTGGGAATTTTGGCCCACGCCAAGCTTCAAGGCACGATGTTCGATTTTGCAAAAAAGGTATCCCCATTATTCAGCGTAGTGTATTGTTATATAGTGTATGCCATTTCTATTGCATTGCCCTCACCACGAACAGCTTCCGTTACCCATGAAATGGCCATTCAGCCCATTTGGGATTCATCTTATCTTTTTACAAGCATTGTCTACTTTGCTTTGGTCTATATTTTTGTCGTGAATCGTTCCAAGGTTTTAGATATCGTTGGAAAGTTCCTTACCCCCGGAATATTGTTGATTCTACTCCTTATTATAGGCGTCTCTGTCTTTACTTTGGATTTTGACTTTGGAATCTCCCAATTTGAAAATTCACTTACCTCAGGAGTCTTGGAAGGCTATCAAACTTTTGATGCCATTGGCGCTGTAGTAGTGGGTGGTGTTATCATTATTTCTATCAATCTAAAAGATAAATCGGCTTCCTATGAGGTTAAAAAAAGCTTGATTAGAAAAGCAGGTTGGCTTGCAGGCTTGGGTCTTTTTTTGGTCTACACAGGACTTATTATAACAGGAGCACTATTTCAAAATTCTTTTGATATTGAAATTTCCAGAACCGCGCTTTTAAGTGGCATTAGCCTAAAAACATTGGGGAGCACTGCCAATGTATTCCTAAGTATTTTGGTGAGCCTAGCCTGTTTTACAACTGCGGTGGGGATTGTTACCGGAACCGCTGATTTTATAAAAGGGCGTTTTAATGGCTCCCAACTAGCATATACCATTACTGCTATTATTGGATGCCTTTTAGGTATATTAATGGGTCAATTTAATGTAGGCTACATTATTGCCGTGGCACTTCCTGTCTTAATGTTCATCTACCCCATTACCATTGTTTTGATTCTTTTGAATGTTGTGCCGGAGAAGTTCGCAGCTCCAAAAGTATTTAGATGGGTGGTTGGAACAACGATACTATTTAGCATCCCTGATTTTCTGGGAAGCATTGGTTATGGAGATGCCATTGTCTCAGTTACTTCATGGATTCCCTTAAGGGAATACCATATAGGATGGGTATTGCCAGCTTTGGCGGTTTTTGTTTTGGGAAATCTTAGTAAACAAAAAGGGAGATAAACTTTTGGTTTTACACTGACCTTTTTTCATTTGAACCATTATTACTTATAGACAACTTAATGACCGGGCTCTATTCTTTCAATTGTTTTAGTCTATTAATTGCATTTTGGTTTTCAGGATTCAACTCCAATGACTTATTAAAATTAGTAATCGCATTTTCGAAATCTTTTTTGTTTAAATAGGCTTCAGCTAAACTATCATATAAATTCGCTGAATTAGGATAGATATGCACAGCCAATAAAAAAACATTGATACCTTGTTCCGTTCTTTCGGGGTCAAATGACAATCTCAATCCCAGGGTGTTTAACATCCCTTCTTCTAGTTTTAAATTTGGATGCCCTGACAATGTTTTTTTATATAGAAGAATTAAATCCCGATAATTTTGATGCAATGCCAAGTCATTGAAATCCTTATAATCAAATTCTGTCACAACAGATTTCTTCATTTTTTTTGAAATCATACTTTTCGAAAAACCATTTTTATCAGGACTATTTTCAATAAATTCCTTCGATTTCTCTTCGTTTTTCAAGATAGCATTTAGAAAATGCAGAGCATGTTCAGAAAGTTGTTTGTACGAAGCCATTATTTTATCGTCACTCTTATCTTGTCTTTTATCTCTGTTGCCAAACAAAACACCATAAGAACTAAAATTAGAATGGGTAAGGTCATGGAATTTGTAACTATAAACATTACTATACTTTAAAGAATCATATAGTTGGAACTTATGGTTTAATTCTGCTGGGATTTTGTCCTCTTTTAAAACAATTCCTGGTATATCCTTTTGGGCAAAGTGAATGTATGGAATGTTGATATTATCTAATTTAAAATAGGCAGATTTTTCTAACACATCATATCTATATCTTTCAGTTCCGTCAAGACTTACTATTGCACTGATATTCTTATTTTTCATAACCGTAATAGCATTGGATAGTCCGCCAAAACTAAATCCCATTAATGCAATTTTGTCCAAATCTATATTCTTGTAGTTATGAATTTCCTTTAGCAGGAATTCTACATCTCTAGATTGTGTTTCCATATCTTTTATAGTGCCTCCTTCTAACCATCTTGTATCTGTACCTCTTGATGGGCTTGATATCACTACAAAACCATTGCTTGCTAAATACTCAAACATTGCAAAATTTTCAATTGAAGAGGCTTGATAGCTGGGTGTGTAAAGGACAACAGGATATTTTCCTTTTAAAAAATTGGTGTCAGAAAAAGCAGTTGTTTTTTCAACTAAATGGGCTCTGTTTTGAGGTGTGTTCCATAAGTAAGGAAACCAATCCAGTAAAAATTCATTAGGTAAATTTTCCCATTCTTCCTCTTCTTTTAAAATCTCCAAATAATCTAAAACAGTTATTTGCTTGGAATTGGCATTTTTAATTTCAGATGGATACCAGATACTAATGGGTATTGGTCTGAATATAAATTGGTTGTTAAACTCATTTTTAACTTGATAGTTTCTTGTACTATCGATAACTGTGTAGTGTTTGAAACCTACTTTGTACTTTCCACTGTTTAGGTTAATTTTTTTTAATGAAGTCTGTCCATTTATTGAACATATTTGAAGGAATAAAAAAAATGCTAAAGTTAATGTCCGCATTGCTTTAGATATAAATATTCAATTCTAAAGATTAGGTGCATTAATATTTGTTACAGTTTTTAGTTTGCCGCTAAAGTTTAAGATATCAATCGTTTTAATAAGCTATATCAGCCGACAACAAGTGAAGTTAGCTGAATTTAAATTTAAAATCAAGGGAATGTTGATGGCTTGGACTCGCAAATAGATAAGGCGCTATTCGCACTAAACAAGATATAATAAGGCAAAAATATTTCGCCCAAAAAAGAATTTATTCCCTTTTAGGAAAAACCATATGGAATGGGTGTTACCAGCTTTGGTGGTTTTTGTTTTGGAGAATTTTGCTAAGAAAAAAACGAAGTAAATGCTTTGAGGATGATACTTTTCATTTCATGATATGATGCGTATCCTGATTACTCTACGCGAAGCTAAAGCGGATTAAGAAGAGTACTCATTGTACGCCCTGTTGTGCATAGTTGTTTTTTAACCTCACTTGGGTTAATTTAAGTCTATGCTTTCTTATGTGCTAATTCTAATTGTTTCTGGTAGGCTTCAATTCTTGCGTGGGCAGTTCCGTCTACTAATAAGATGACTATTAGCATAGCAATCGTTGTGATACTAATTGCTCTCCAAGTTGGTGTATTAATAAAAATAATTAGTATAGCGGCTACAATGATTATAATCGGAATAGCTTTAAAAACAACTGCCTTGTATTCATTTAAGGTTCTTTCAGTACGTAGAATTTCTGATGCTACAAATGCCGAGGCATCACTTTTGTAGGCAGTTTCAAATTTTGTGATTCTTGATTTATTGGTGAAAAATAACCCAAGACCTATGCTCGATAGCAAAACACCTGCTACCAAGGTTGGAATGATGTACGCTCTTGCAATATCCGTTTTTCCTAACTGCCAAAACCCAATACTTGCGATTAAAAATAATATTGCGAAAAAGATAAAGAATCGTGTTGAAAAGACTTCGGCTCTTGCCCATTCAGTGGCTAATTTTAATATTTCCATAGTTTAATTCATTTTATATTTTTCTCTGTATTCCGTAGGACTTACACCTTCTTTCTTTTTAAATAATCTTGAAAAATAGGGTGGATATTCAAATCCTAATTCATAAGCCACTTCTGCTATACTTTTATTGGGTTGCAATAAAATATTCTTTGCTTCATCTATCAAATGTAAATGCAGGTGCTCGGTAGTGGTTTTACCCGTTTCTTTTTTGAGTGCATCACTAAGATAGCGTTGTGAAACCGACATTTTATAAGCTATTTTTTCTATGCTAGGAATACCTTTTTCCTGTAGTTTTCCTGATTCAAGATAATCGGATATTAGTAGATTAAAGTGCTCCAGCAAATCATTAGAAAGCTCCTTTCGGTTTAAAAACTGTCTTTCATAGAAACGGTTGGCATATTTTAAAAGGGTGCCTAACTGAGAGATAATAATTTCTTTACTAAACTCATCTTGATTGTTTTGGTATTCTATTCCAATATTCTCTACAATGGATTCCATCTGCCTTTCTTCTTTTGGCGAAAGGTGTAGAGCCTCATTTACTGAGTAGGAAAAGAAGCCATATTTCTTTATTTGTTTTGCTAATCCTGTTCCTTTTAGAAAATCTTCGTGGAAGTTTATTGAAAAGCCTTTTTGCTCAAACACTACACTATTATCCCATTGCAATACTTGTCTTGGAGCAATAAAAATCAAAGCGCCATTGGTGAAATCATATTTAGTTCTTCCGTAGTTTAAATCTCCTTTTACAATCTTCTTCAAACTGATAGAATAGCAGTCGTTTGTAATGGGCGGTGAACTCTCTTTTGGGCAAGGCAGAAAACCTTCACCTTTAGCAGAAAACACACTCAACATTGGATGCTCTGGGCGTGGTAGCTCAAGATAATCCAAATAGGATGATAATGTTTTGAAATGTTTCATTGAACTAATTTAAAAATTCCACTTAAAGCCTGTTGCTTTTTCTGAGACAGTCCAAAGTTTAGTTGCAACCACTTTATCTTTTGCGTGTGGTTCTAATTTACATTCTCCAACCGGACCAGTCCAATAATTTCTTCCTGTAGGGCCATAAAAACCATCCTGGTCAAGGTTTTGCTCTGTAGCACACATCAATTGTGGATAAGCACCTTTTTCAGACGATTGAACAAATGGGGACAATTTCATAAGCTGCCAAATGAAACGGGTCATTAAACTACCGCTGGTTTTAATCAATGAAGTTCGGGAAGCTCCTGGATGACAAGCATACACTTTCACATTAGTTTTGCCAGCTTTTTTCAACCTTTTTTGTAATTCATAAACACACATAATCTGTGCTAATTTACTTTGGCTATATACCCCATTAGGGCTATAGTTCTTATCCCAATTCATATCGCTAAACTGAATGGATTTAATCCCTAAATTATAACCCATACTGCCTACAACAACTATTCGTCCTTTCGATTCTTCAATACGTGAGTAAAATAATCCTTGCAGTAAGAAGTTACCATAGTGGTTTACACCCAACTGACTTTCAAAGCCGTCAACGGTAAGTGTTTGTTTAGGCACTTGAGCAATTGCAGCGTTACAGATAAGTGCATCGATTTGAGGAACAGTTTTAAGAACTTCTTCTGATGCATTTTTTACAGAAGCTTGTTCTGCCAAATCCATTCGTATGGATGATACATCTATAGTATTACCAAGTTCTTGTTTCAATATAGCTATAGTGTCAGCAGATTTTTTTGGATTCCGATTAAGCATTACCACTTTTGCTCCCTTCGATAGCAATATTTTCGCGGCTTCAAATCCTGTCCCGCTCGTAGTACCTGTTATAACATATGTTTTGCCATTTAAATTTTCAATTCTATCAGGTGTCCATCCTTTTTTGCCGAATTTATTTGTATTCATTATTGCTTATTGTTTAAAAAGAATAGACAAAGGTAGAAGTGAATGTATCATAACCTCTTACACAGATTTTCGAATCTTGTATACTTTTTGGTTTTTTTTAATTACAAATGAAAGGTAAAGGGGACATGAATCCGTTTTAATGATTTACATCCAACAGTAAGTGAAGTTCGGGGGTTTTAATGTACAAATTCAGATTAAATAGGTATATGCCGCAATTGGAAAGTCAGTCTTACTCTTCCAATTGAATTAGACCCCTCTCACAAAAAGATCATCTCTGATTATCCTTAAAATTATTGCTTGTTTCGAAATTAATATCCCTCTATTCCATCAAAACCTGTAATTCGATAAGAACTCAAATACCATTCATCCTCCATATAAACCAAAATGTAATCACCTGAAAAACCTTCGCCTTCATCTTCTTCTGTAGTTACCAAATCCAATAGGTCATCTTTGATTCTTATAATATCATATTCCGCATTTCCATTTAAATCCACTTGGGTTATGCTTAACGTACCTGGATAATCTACATCTCCATAAGCCACAGACTCCACACTTACTATTATCTCGGAATTCTCCATAACCCTTAATACAGTCGGAGTGAGATACGAAACAAAATCAATATGCTCTGGAAGCTGAGTTTTATATATAATCGGAACTAGAGCCTGATCCAGTTCCCCTTCAACATTTTGACGTGGATGAAAAGTGAAAAACCTATCGCCAACAATTGAATCTATTCCCACTATTTGACTTTTATTTTCTTTGACGAAAAGTAATGAAAGTGGTGCACTGAATTTATAGGAATGAATAGGCACATCAAATTTTGAAACCCAATGTTCAGGATTGTAAAACCCGCTTCCAATTTTATCAACATCAACTTGAGATAGTTTTGCAAAATGAAATATTTCCTGCTTGTTGGTTAGAAAGGATTGCTTTTCCAGTGCTATTTTAGGCAATAGATGACCAACCAATTCTTTTGAAATAAAAGATGGCTTTGTGTTTTTGGGTAGATTCCATTTTGTACCCAACCATGGCCTTTTTATTGTAGTGACTTTTTTTAACAAAAATTCATTGACAAAATCGTTAATTGGCAGAGCATTACCGTTCTGCTTTTGTAAATCTAAAAATTGGTTTGAACTGTCTTTATTTTCAATCTCAGCACAACCACTTGAAAGGTAAGCTTCATTGTATTTCCGATATTGATTTTTGAATGCTTCGTCATCTGGATTAAAATCCAATTTACTTTTCGCGGCTTTCAGTATTTTCAATACATCTGAGCAACCAAGGTTAGTTCCATACGGACTATCATCATTGGTTATAATGACAAACACTTTCGGGTTTCTTTTAAGATGCTTAACCGTGAACGATATTCCAACATCTGGATAGTAGTTGGTACCGTCCAATTCAGGGTATAAATTGAAATGATCACTATCAAAGGCAGTCTGTACAGTCTCTTCTTTTTCAGTTTTGACCAAGGTTACATACCGTATTACAGGTTCTTGATTGTACATGTCGCCTGTTTCCTTTTTTTCAACAACAATACCTTCTCCAAATTCACCATGATCATAAATGAGCTTGTTTGCAAAATCCGAACCAAATATGAACAAGAGCAAGGCTACAAGTAGTAATAAAGAAGATCCCTTGGTTAAAATCTTCTTTTTTAAATTCGATAAATTTTTTGATTGCGCCAAAAATCGCATCAACAATATGAGCAGTACCGCAACCATGAGAAAAACAAAACGGTTGTGCGCCAAAACATAAAGCAATTCTATAAAGAAGTCCATAGCGTAAATAGAAATGTTACTGCATAACTCTAATTTATTGATTCATAAATCCGAGTTATCCTGGGAAATCTAAATTACGCGTGTTTTGTTTGAACCATTATGGCAAAATTGGTGAATACACAATTTAGATAGATGGTACGCTTTTTTCAATTAACAAGGAAGGAAGATTTTTTGCCTAGAAGTCAGGAATTCATCAATTCTTCAATTTCTTCAACCTCAATAGGGATATTCCGCATCAAATTAAAGGGCTCACCTTTTTCTTGGATAACCACATTATCCTCCAAACGAATGCCTATTCCTTCATCTGGAATATAAATGCCGGGTTCTACGGTAAAGACCATATTGGCTTTCATTGGTGTTTTTAGCTCTCCGTAATCATGGGTGTCCAATCCAATATGATGACTGGTGCCGTGCATAAAATACTTTTTATACGCTGGCCACTTTTCATCCTCGCTTTGCACATCCGCCTTATCCAATAATCCCAATCCCAATAATTCTGAGGTCATTAGTTTACCCACTTCTTTATGATACTCGGCCCAAATGGTTCCAGGCACGAGAATTTTTGTGGCTTTATCTTTTACCCGAAGTACCGCCTTATAAACTGCTTTTTGTCGATCCGTAAACTTTCCATTGGCAGGAATGGTTCGGGTCATATCGCTAGAATAATTGGCGTACTCAGCCGCTACATCCATTAGAATCAAATCCCCATCTTTTACTTGTTGATTATTTTCTATATAATGAAGTACATTGGCATTATTCCCAGCCGCAATAATTGGAGTATACGCAAACCCTTTGGAGCGATTTCTCACAAACTCATGAAGGTACTCCGCTTCCATTTCATATTCCCAGACTCCTGGCTTCGTAAATCCCAAAATTCTCCGAAATCCTTTTTCTGTAATATCGCAAGCCTGTTGCATCAAAGCTATTTCCTCAACCTCTTTTATGCCTCTGAGATGTTGTAAAATAGGGTTGCTTTTTGCCCATTGATGGGCGGGAAAATCCTGCTTGCATTTAGCAATAAAACGATCTTCACGGGTTTGGGTCTGAACCGATTGACGGTAATGCTCATTAGTATTGAAATAGATAGTATCCGCCTCTGTCATTAAATCAAAAAAGACTTTATCAAAATCAGAAAGCCAATAAATGGTTTGAATGCCAGAAACCTCCGTTGCTTTTTCCTTGGTCAATTTTTCACCTTCCCAAACAGCAATATGGGCATTTGTCTCACGAACAAACAATACTTCCCTATGGCTTCTGCTCATAGCATCCGGAAAGAGTACCAAAATAGTTTCCTCTTGATCGGCCCCACTTAAATAAAAAATATCTCTGTGTTGCTCAAAGGGCATGGTGCTATCTGCACTAATGGGATAAATATCATTGGAATTAAATACCGCAATACTCTTTGGCTGCATTTGAGCCATAAATTTTTTGCGATTTTTTATAAAGAGCTGATTACTGATCTGTAGATACTTCATTGAACCCTATTGTTTTCCCAAATGTAGAAATTTGGCTGTGGGGGCACAAACAAAAAAGGAGCCATTTAGGCTCCTTTATACTTTGTATAATTTTGATTACTTGGACATGGCGCCTTTTATAGCACCAACAATGGCCATAATTACACCACCTCCAACGCCGCCTCCGGCAACACTTCCAAGAATTCCTGACAAATCCATTCCTCCATCGGTTCCTAAGCCGAGCATTCCAAGCAAATAACCTCCTAGTCCTCCACCAAGGATTCCAGAAATGGAATTCCCCAATGTTCCTAAGTTTAGTTTAGGCAATAATTTTGCTGCCAGGTTTCCACCAACAGCTCCAGAAATTAGTTGAATAATCAACGGTAAATACTCTTCCATGTTTAAAATTTTAATGGTTATTGGAGGATAAATAAGTGATTTTTTGTCAATATTGCAAAAATTATGCTTTATAATTTACACTTTGTCAATTTTTATGAGCTAATGATTTCAATTTATCAGTTTGCTCCTGCGGTATCTTATTCATACCTTGACCAAAAGAATTAAACCCTGATTTTGATGAGAAACCTCCTGTTTTGTTGCTTGATTTTATTTTTCCAAACTGGTAATGCCCAGAAATCTCCTACCGCTTCACAAAAAGTAATGAATGCCTTGAAGCAAAAAAATGAAATGGCCAAAACCTCATTGGTAAAAAACATCCCCTTAACAAATATTGGCCCCTCAGTAATGAGCGGGCGTGTGGTAGATTTAGAGGTAAACCCTCAAAACCCTTCGGAGTTTTATGTAGCTTATGCCTCCGGCGGATTATGGCATACCTCTACCAACGGAATTTCATTTTCACCAATTCTGGATAATTCCAATACCCAAAATATTGGGGATATTGCGGTCGATTGGCCATCAGGCATTATTTGGGTGGGAACAGGAGAAAACAATTCTTCACGTTCTTCATATGCTGGAATTGGCATATTAAAATCAACGGACAAAGGAAAAACATGGGAAAATATGGGCTTGCCTGATTCGCACCATATTGGCCGAATAATAATCAATCCAGATAATACCAACGAAGTGGTAATTGGCGTAACGGGTCACCTCTACTCTCCAAATCAAGAAAGAGGTATCTATAAAACCCGTGATGGCGGAAAAACATGGCAACAGACCCTTTTTGTGAATGAAACTACGGGAATTATTGATGTGGCCCATGCTCCTAACAGTTTCAATATTCAGTATGCAGCAGCTTGGGAAAAAGATAGAAAAGCGTGGAACTTTAAAGGTAATGGCCCTGCTTCAGCAATTTATAAAAGTATTGATAGTGGTGATAGTTGGACTTTGTCCTCAACACCTGAAAGTGGATTTCCAACAGGGGAAGGTGTAGGTAGAATTGGATTTGCGGTTTTTGATGATAAAACCGTTTACGCAGTTCATGATAGTCAGTTTAGAAGAAAAAAAGGATCCACTGAGAAAAAGGAAGGGCTTACCAAGGACGATTTTAAAACAATGGATACTAAAACGTTCCTTGCCCTTGATAATAAAAAGTTAAATGAATACCTAAAATCAAATGGATTTCAAGAAAAATATAAGGCCGAAAATGTAAAACAAATGGTGCGAAGCAGCGCGGTGCAACCTGTTGATTTGGCCAAGTACTTGGAAAATGCCAATTCCGCCTTGTTCGATACTCCTGTTGTTGGCGCAGAAGTATACCGAAGTGATGATGCTGGTGTCACCTGGAAAAAAATGAATGAAAATTATATAGACGATTTGTTCTATAGCTATGGATATTATTTTGCCCAAATTCGTGTTGACCCCAACCACAAAGACCATATTTATTTAGCCGGTGTACCCTTGATCAAATCTGAAGATGGTGGAAATACCTTTGCATCTATTAGCAAAGAAAATGTACATGCCGATCACCATGCGCTTTGGATAAATCCAAAACAACCCGGACACTTAATCAATGGAAATGATGGTGGTGTGAATATCACGTATGATGATGGACATAGTTGGATGAAGAACAACTCCCCAACCGTTGGTCAGTTCTACGCCATCAATGTAGACCATGAAAAACCGTATAATGTTTATGGTGGATTACAGGATAATGGCGTTTGGAAAGGTGTCCACAACAACAAGGAGGACCGTAAATGGCAGCAAACCGGAAAAAATCCGTGGCAGACTATAATGGGTGGCGATGGTATGCAAGTACAAATTGACAACAGAAATTCCAATATTGTTTACACTGGTTTTCAGTTTGGAAACTACTACCGGTTGGATTTGGAAAATAACAAACGAAAATACATTCAACCCAAACATGAATTGGGAGAATCCCCATATCGATTCAATTGGCAAACTCCAATTTTACTATCGAAACACAATCAGGACATTTTGTATTTAGGGGGCAACAAATTACATCGCTCCTTAAACCAAGGAGATGATTGGGAAGTGATTTCTGATGACCTAACCCAGGGCGGAAAAAAAGGCAATGTAGCCTATGGAACCTTAACAACTATTTCGGAATCCCCTTTTAAATTTGGGTTGATTTACACAGGAAGTGATGATGGGCTGGTTCACGTTTCAAAAAATGGCGGAGGAAGTTGGGAAAATACATCCAGCACCCTTCCAAAAAATCTATGGGTTAGCGAAGTGGCAGCTTCCCAACATAAAAAAGAACGTGTCTATACTACATTGAATGGTTATCGCTTTGACGATTTTACACCTTATATCTATGTTAGTGAAGATTATGGAAAGAACTGGAAGAGCATAGCGAATAACATTCCCACTTCACCTGTGAATGCTTTGGTTGAGGATCCACAAAATGAAGATGTACTTTTTGTAGGTACGGACAATGGTCTTTATGTTTCTTTCAACCGTGGAGATTCTTGGGAATTGCTCCAAAATGGTATACCCAATGTAGCTGTCCACGATTTGGTAATTCAACCAGAAGTCAAGCACTTATTAATAGGAACCCATGGCCGAAGCATTTATAAAGTGGATATCTCTGCTTTACAGCAAATGAATTCAGAAGTTTTGTCCGATGAGTTGGTAGTTTTCAATGTAGATAACATTAAGCACAACAAACAATGGGGCAATTCGTGGAGTTCTTGGGCAAAACCGGATACTCCTGGATTGGATTTTTCATTTTATTGCGCCAAGCCTGGAACCTATGTTGCTAAAATCTTAACCATAAATGGTATAGAAGTCAGTTTTACTGAGGTGGCTGCTGAACAAGGAATAAATATCATCTCATATGATTTAGCTTTCTCCAAAAAAGGGAAAGGCAACTTTTTAAAGAAGAACAAAATGAAATTGACCGAAGCCAAAAATGGCAAGACATATTTGCCCAAAGGAACCTATGTAGCAGAAATTTCTGGAAATGGAAGTGTTGAAAAACTTGAATTTAAAATAGAATAAATTAAAGCATAATGTTATCTAAAATGAAGTATTTGTTGCCAATGTTAACCTTTATCCTTTTGGTACATTCAATGGCTGCACAAACGGAAAAAGCAAACTCCAAGTCAATAAAAGTTCTTATTGTTGATGGCCAGAACAATCATGTACAATGGCCTAAAATTACTTCCATGTTAAAAGATTATATGGAAGAAACCAATTTGTTTACGGTATCCGTAGCGCGAACTTTCTATACCTGGAAAGGAGAAGAG contains:
- the brnQ gene encoding branched-chain amino acid transport system II carrier protein, whose protein sequence is MSRKSIAITAFALFSLFFGAGNLILPPQLGFKSGDLWWLVALGFCISAVLIPILGILAHAKLQGTMFDFAKKVSPLFSVVYCYIVYAISIALPSPRTASVTHEMAIQPIWDSSYLFTSIVYFALVYIFVVNRSKVLDIVGKFLTPGILLILLLIIGVSVFTLDFDFGISQFENSLTSGVLEGYQTFDAIGAVVVGGVIIISINLKDKSASYEVKKSLIRKAGWLAGLGLFLVYTGLIITGALFQNSFDIEISRTALLSGISLKTLGSTANVFLSILVSLACFTTAVGIVTGTADFIKGRFNGSQLAYTITAIIGCLLGILMGQFNVGYIIAVALPVLMFIYPITIVLILLNVVPEKFAAPKVFRWVVGTTILFSIPDFLGSIGYGDAIVSVTSWIPLREYHIGWVLPALAVFVLGNLSKQKGR
- a CDS encoding prolyl oligopeptidase family serine peptidase, with product MRTLTLAFFLFLQICSINGQTSLKKINLNSGKYKVGFKHYTVIDSTRNYQVKNEFNNQFIFRPIPISIWYPSEIKNANSKQITVLDYLEILKEEEEWENLPNEFLLDWFPYLWNTPQNRAHLVEKTTAFSDTNFLKGKYPVVLYTPSYQASSIENFAMFEYLASNGFVVISSPSRGTDTRWLEGGTIKDMETQSRDVEFLLKEIHNYKNIDLDKIALMGFSFGGLSNAITVMKNKNISAIVSLDGTERYRYDVLEKSAYFKLDNINIPYIHFAQKDIPGIVLKEDKIPAELNHKFQLYDSLKYSNVYSYKFHDLTHSNFSSYGVLFGNRDKRQDKSDDKIMASYKQLSEHALHFLNAILKNEEKSKEFIENSPDKNGFSKSMISKKMKKSVVTEFDYKDFNDLALHQNYRDLILLYKKTLSGHPNLKLEEGMLNTLGLRLSFDPERTEQGINVFLLAVHIYPNSANLYDSLAEAYLNKKDFENAITNFNKSLELNPENQNAINRLKQLKE
- a CDS encoding helix-turn-helix domain-containing protein, producing the protein MKHFKTLSSYLDYLELPRPEHPMLSVFSAKGEGFLPCPKESSPPITNDCYSISLKKIVKGDLNYGRTKYDFTNGALIFIAPRQVLQWDNSVVFEQKGFSINFHEDFLKGTGLAKQIKKYGFFSYSVNEALHLSPKEERQMESIVENIGIEYQNNQDEFSKEIIISQLGTLLKYANRFYERQFLNRKELSNDLLEHFNLLISDYLESGKLQEKGIPSIEKIAYKMSVSQRYLSDALKKETGKTTTEHLHLHLIDEAKNILLQPNKSIAEVAYELGFEYPPYFSRLFKKKEGVSPTEYREKYKMN
- a CDS encoding SDR family oxidoreductase, which produces MNTNKFGKKGWTPDRIENLNGKTYVITGTTSGTGFEAAKILLSKGAKVVMLNRNPKKSADTIAILKQELGNTIDVSSIRMDLAEQASVKNASEEVLKTVPQIDALICNAAIAQVPKQTLTVDGFESQLGVNHYGNFLLQGLFYSRIEESKGRIVVVGSMGYNLGIKSIQFSDMNWDKNYSPNGVYSQSKLAQIMCVYELQKRLKKAGKTNVKVYACHPGASRTSLIKTSGSLMTRFIWQLMKLSPFVQSSEKGAYPQLMCATEQNLDQDGFYGPTGRNYWTGPVGECKLEPHAKDKVVATKLWTVSEKATGFKWNF
- a CDS encoding aminopeptidase P family protein, yielding MKYLQISNQLFIKNRKKFMAQMQPKSIAVFNSNDIYPISADSTMPFEQHRDIFYLSGADQEETILVLFPDAMSRSHREVLFVRETNAHIAVWEGEKLTKEKATEVSGIQTIYWLSDFDKVFFDLMTEADTIYFNTNEHYRQSVQTQTREDRFIAKCKQDFPAHQWAKSNPILQHLRGIKEVEEIALMQQACDITEKGFRRILGFTKPGVWEYEMEAEYLHEFVRNRSKGFAYTPIIAAGNNANVLHYIENNQQVKDGDLILMDVAAEYANYSSDMTRTIPANGKFTDRQKAVYKAVLRVKDKATKILVPGTIWAEYHKEVGKLMTSELLGLGLLDKADVQSEDEKWPAYKKYFMHGTSHHIGLDTHDYGELKTPMKANMVFTVEPGIYIPDEGIGIRLEDNVVIQEKGEPFNLMRNIPIEVEEIEELMNS